CGCCGCGCGCCGCGCACCGGCGAGACCTGGAAGAACCCCAACCTGGCCGACACGCTGCAGGCAATCGCCGACGGCGGCCGCGACGCGTTCTACAAGGGCGACATCGCGCGCACCATCGGTGCGTACTTCGCGGCCAACGACGGCTTCCTGGCCTACGGGGACCTCGCCGCGCACGTGGGCGAGTGGGTGGAGCCGGCATCCACCAACTACCGCGGCTACGACCTGTGGGAGCTGCCGCCCAACGGCCAGGGCATCGCCGCGCTGCAGATCCTCAACCTGCTGGAGCCGTACGATCTGAAGTCATACGGATTTGGCAGCCCCGAGCACGTGCACCTGTTCGTGGAAGCCAAGAAGCTCGCCTTCGCCGACCGCGCGCGCTGGTACGCCGATCCCGCGTTCCATCCGGCGCCGGTGGCGAAGCTCATCTCCAAGGACTACGCCCGCGAGCGCGGCAAGCTGATCTCGATGGAGCGCGCGCTGCGCGAGGTGCAGCCGGCCACGCCGGCCGAACTCGACGAAGGCGACACGATCTACATGACCGTCGCCGATGCCGACGGCATGATGGTGTCGCTGATCCAGTCGAACTACCGCGGCATGGGCAGCGGCATGGCGCCGCCGGGGCTGGGCTTCATCCTGCAGGACCGCGGCGAGCAGTTCGTGCTGGGTGACGCCACGCATCCCAATGCCTACGCGCCGGGCAAGCGCCCGTTCAACACCATCATTCCCGCGTTCGTGACGAAGGATGGCAAGCCGTGGCTGTCGTTCGGCGTGATGGGCGGCGCGATGCAGCCGCAGGGGCATGCGCAGATCCTGATCAACATGATCGACTTCGGCATGAACCTGCAGGAGGCCGGTGACGCGCCGCGTATCCAGCACGACGGCAGCACCGAGCCGACCGGGCAGGCGACGGTGATGAGCGACGGCGGCGAAGTGGATCTCGAGACCGGCTTTCCGTATGCGACCGTGCGCGAACTGATGCGCAAGGGCCACAGCGTGCGCTTCGCAGACGGCCCCTACGGCGGCTACCAGGCGATCATGGTCAATCCGCACGGCGGCTGGATCGGCGCCAGCGAATCACGCAAAGACGGGCAGGCCGCCGGCTACTGAACGCGCGTTGCGTCGCCTTGCCGGCACTCGCGCGGGCACTGCGCGGGCGCCGGTATGCTGCGGACCATCGATCCCGCTGATGGAGCCGCGCATGCGCATCCGACTTCTGTTGCCCGTCCTGCTGTCCACGGCGCTCGCCGTCCCGGCCTTCGCGCAGTCACCGGCGCCAGGGCAGCCGAGCGAACAGGAGATGCAGCGTGCGCAGCAGGGCGCGGAGGCGTGGCAGGCCTACCTGCGGCGTGTGGCGAAGGCGGTGGGGCGCTCCGACGGCGCGCGCGACCTCGCGCTGGCGGCGCTGCTGGAAGCACAGGCGCGCCCGCACGACGCGGCCAACGAAAGCGGCCTGGATCCGGAGCGCTGGCACGCGGAAGCCGCCGCCAAGGGCGCGGGTGACCTGATCACCCAGCAGCTGCTGTTGGCCGCGGCGATGGTCGGCGACGACCAGGCGCTCGGCAACGCCGCTGCGCGCCGCTGGCAGGCGCTGTCACCAGGCAACCTGGCGCCGCTGATGCACCTGGGCCTGGACATGGACGCGCTGCTGGATGCCGCGACGCGCGCCAGCCGCAACGCGCCCGAGCCGTATCCGTTGCAGCGCTGGGCGGCTGGCGTGATGCGCCGCCATGCGCCGACCGCTGCCGAGTGGGCGGCGTTCGGCGAAGGCGCGAAGCCCTCGGCCGACGTCAATGCGGCGGTGTGGTCGTCTTCGCTCTCCGTGCTGCTGCCGGATTACCAGCCGGTGCTGCGCGCCTGCGCCGGCCGTGCGCCGGGCGCGGCTGCCCGCGCCGACGCCTGCCGGCACATCGCCGGCCTGCTGCTGGCGGGTCCGCAGACGGTGCTCGACGAACGCATCGGCCTGTCGCTTGCGCGCGCGCTGGCGGCCAGCCCGGCCGAAATCGCCACGCTCGATGCGCGCCGCCGCGGCGTGGACTGGCGCCGGGAACAGATGGCGGAGCTTGCGAAGCAGGACGACGGCCCCGGTGGCGCGGCCGCGTTCGCGCGGCTGCTCGCCGACACGTCGGTGACGAGCGAAGACACCATGGCGCGGCGAATGCTGGCCGAAGCAGGCGTTCCCGCCGAACCGCCGGCGAGCTGGCAGGCGCCCTGGCAGCGACGCTGACGCGCGCGGTCAGCCGCGCGGCTTGACCGCGACGCCCTTGGCGCCCAGCCAGGCGTCGATCTTCTCCAGGTCGCGGCGGGTGGCGACGTCGAGCAGCTTCGGGTCGCCGCTGTACAGATAGTCCTGGAACGTCGCGCCGGTGCGGTCGGTGGCGCGCGGATCCGCGCCGCCCTCGAGGAAGCGCAGCACCGCGCCGGAATCCTTCACCAGTGCCGCCTGGTGCAGCGGCGTGGTGCCGTTGCGGTCGGCCACGTCCAGCCGCGCGCCGGCGCCCAGCAGCACGCGGATGTTGTCTTCGCTGCCGGCGCGCAGGGCGTCGAACAGCGGCGTGGCGCCGGTGACGGTGTTGGGCGTATCCGGCGACATGCCGTGCTCCAGCAGCGCTTCCAGCCAGCCCGGGGTCTTGCCCATCGCCGCCAGGTGCAGCGCGGTGCGCCCGTCCTGGTCGCCGCGTGCGGGGTCGGCGCCGAGCGCGAGCAGCAGGCGCACCGCGCCGCGGTCGCCGCGCTTCATCGCCCACTGCAGCAGCGGCTGGCCGTTGTCGTCGACCGCGTCGGGGTTGGCGCCGGCGGCGAGCAACTGGCGCGCGAGCGCTTCGTCGTCGCGCAGCACGGCGTCGGCGAACTGCGCGTTGCCGGGATTGGCGAAGGACTTGCCTGGGTTCACGTCTGTCCCTTGCCGGGCACAGCCGGCGGTGGAGGCGAGCATCAGCGACATGGCCAGCAGCACGCGCATGCCGCGCGGCGCCTTCCATGGGGAAGGCACCTGCGGTGCGTGCGTGCGGGGAGTGTCGGACATGCGGACCACGGTACTACGGCGGGGTCGCACCCTGTCTACCGGATCAGAACCACTTCAGCGGGTTGAGCTTGTCGCTCACCCACTGCGCGCCGTCGGTGACGGCCTGGCCGACGTCGCCGGCCACGTCGGCGATGACCTCGACGCCGTCGCCGACCACGTCGGTCACGGTGTCGACCACGTCACCGACCGTGTCGGCGACATCGCTCACCACTTTGCCGGTGCCTTCCACGAAGCCGGCCACGGCGTCGAGCGGCGCGTCGAGGCCGGTGGCGTCACCGATATCGCGCAGCAGGCCGCCGCCGGCATTGGCGAGGTTCTGCACGGTGTCGCCAGCCAGGCCCAGCGCGCCGTCGGCCAGGTCGCCGACGCTGTCGACGGCGAAGTCGAGCACGTCACCAACGACTTCAAGACTGCCTTCGACCAGCCTGCCCTCGGCGAACGCGCCGTTGCCGGTGCTCACGAAGCCATCGACCATCTCGCTGCCGTTGCTCCACAGGTCGCCGACCACGTTCTCGCCCTGGCGGATGACGCTGCCGAGCTGGTTGAGGCTGTACTCGCCGATGCGCTCCACCCCGTCGCGGAGGATGTTGCCGCCCACGCCGATGGTGGTGTCGAGGACGTCGCCGCCGGCATCGAGCAGTTTGTCGGCGGCCCAGCCGATCGCCGGGTCGCCGGTCGCGGTGAAGAACCGGTTGGCGAGATCGCCGAGGCCGTCGAGGCCCTGGTTGACCAGGCTGCCGGCCTGTTCGGACAGGCTCGGGCGGGTGGCCGGGTCGTAGGCGGTGTTCTGCTGCAGGGCGTCGACGTAGGAGGCGCCATCGCCGCCACCGCCGTGCAGCCCGACCAGGTCGACCACCCCGGCCGGCGGGTCGACGCGCAGCTCATGGCCGACCGCGTTGGGCGGCGACATGCCGAGGATCGGGATGATGGGCAGGTCCTGCTGCGCGCCGTTCAGCGGATCGCCGTTGACGATGTAGCGGCGCAGCTGGCCGCTGTCGGCGGCATCTTGGCGCACCGCGTTGGGGTTGAAGCCCAGCGATTCGAGGGTCTGGTCGCTGAGGCCGGCAGCGTTGAAGGTCACGCCGGCGGTGCCGGTGGCGAGGGCCGCGGCGCTCGCCAGGCCGCCGCCGAGCGAGTGCCCGGTGAACACCACGTTGCCCTCGCCGAAGGCGCGCAGCGCGGCCTCGCCCAGGGCCACGGCGTCCTTGTACTGGCCGGTCTCGAAGCCGAGGCCCTGCAGGCCGTTGTCGTCGGCGTCGCCGGAGGGCGACAGGCCCCAGTCGTCGGTGCCGCGGTAGGCGACCACGTACTCGCCCTGCGCGTTCTGGTAGATCGCGGCGTCGAAGCCCTCGGAGGTGCTGAGCAACGCCGGGTCGATCGGGATCTCGTTGCCCTGCGCGTCGACCAGCGAGGTGCCGTCGGCGCTCGGCTCGAGCCGCGTCCAGCCCGCCTCGGCGAGCGCTGCTTCCGTCTTCGGGTTGTCGGCCGCGTAGACGTCGTTGGCCATCATCGCCAGCTGCAGGTCGGTCTCCGGCTGCGGCGTGGTGCCGCGTACGTCTGCGGCGAAGCTGCCGTCACCCTTCGGGTAGCTGTCGGCCACCTTCTGCAGCTGCGGCGGTGCCAGCAGGCCGGCGGCGAGGCGGTCGTCGAAGCGCAACGGCTGGAGGTAGGACTGCTGGCTGGCGACGTCGAGGCTCATGGCCGACTCCCTGGATCGATGCCACGAGACTAGCCACCGGGCGTACAGGCGCCAGCTGGGAGTGACCCTAGAGCGTCGCTCCGCGAGCAGCCGCCCGCGGCCCGGCGCCCGCGTGCGGCACCGGCTTCGCGTCCGATGATTGCGCGTGCGCCAAGCCGGGTCCGCCGGTGTACCCTCGACGTCCGACTTGGCGGAACGTGACCGGGGTACGGATGAAGACGGTGCTGGTGGCGAGTTCCAAGGGCGGCGTGGGCAAGACCACGATCGCCTCCCATCTCGCCGCGCACGCGGCGCTGTCCGGCCAGCGGACCGTGATCATCGATGCCGACCCGCAGCGCTCGTCCACGCGCTGGGCGGAGCGCCGCGTTGGCCTGGACAGCGCCGTGCTGCCGGTCGCCGGCGCCAGCCGCCAGCGCGCGGCCTGGAACTCGCTGCCCGCCGACACCCAGCGCGTGGTGATCGACGCGCCCGCCGGTGCCATGGCCGGCGACCTCGAGAACTGGCTGGAGCATGTCGACTCCGTGGTGGTGCCGGTGCTGCCGTCGGCGCTCGACCTGGACGCCACGGTGCCGTTCCTGGATTCGCTTGCCAGGCACCCGCGCGTCCGCCGCGGGCAGCTGCGCGTCGGTCTGGTGGCCAACAAGCTGAAGCCCTGGACCAACGCCTCGCAGGCGATGCTCGACCTGCTCGGGCAGTGGCCGTACCCGGTGGTCGCCAGCCTGCGCGACAGCCAGGCCTACGTGATGCTGGTCGGCCTGGGCAAGAGCCTGTTCGACTACCACTCCGCCCAGGTGCGTGATCACCAGGAGGATTGGGATCCGTTGCTGAAATGGGTGCGCAAGGCCTGAACCGGGCACCGCGCCAGTGAACCACCAAGGGAGTGCCTCGTGAGGGAAATCGTGCTGTTGCGCCATGCCCACGCCGAACAGGCGGGTCCGGGCCAGAACGACGTCGACCGGCCGCTGTCCGCGGAGGGTCTGGCCGAGGCCGAGGCCGCCGGCTGCTGGCTGCGCGACCACGGCCTGGTACCCGACCTCGTGCTGTGCTCGCCCTCGCGCCGCACGCGCGAGACGCTGGAAGCGGTGCTGGGGGTGGTCGGCTACGTCGACCAGCGCCTGGAGCCGGCAATCTATGACGCTTCGGCGGGCACCCTGGCGACTGTCGCCGACCGCCACCGCGAGGTCGACCGCCTGCTGGTGGTCGGCCACAACCCGGGGCTCGAGCGGTTGGCGGCCCTGCTGCACAGCGGCCAGTCGGGCGAGTACCGCGGCATGCCGCCCGGTGCGATCGCCGTGCTGCGGCTGCCGGCCGAAGCCGAGGTGGAGCCCGGCGTGGCAAGTCTTGTCGACTTCTGGTGGCCGTGAGGCGTGCCCTTGCACGCGCCTGGATCGCTGTCGCCGCCGCCGTCCTGCTGGCGGCGCCGTCGCATGCCGGTCGCATCGATCGGTCGGCATCCGAGATCGGCTTCACCCTGACCACGCGCTGGGGGCAGACGCTGCGTGGTCGTTTTCCGGAATACGAAGGTGAGTTCAAGGTCCTGGAGGACGGGCGTCGCCAGGTGCGGCTGTGGCTGTCCGCGGCCGATGTCCGGATCATCGGCAACGTCCGCTACACGCGGCTGACCCGCGGCAGCGGGTTCTTCGACGCCGAGCGATACCCGCGCGTGACATTCGTGTCCGAACCCTACGACGATATCCTGCTGCGCGATGGCGGCGTATTGATGGGCACCCTGGTGATACGCGACGTGCAGCGGCTGGAAACGTTCACGGTCCTGCCGGCCGAGTGCCCGCGACCGGGGCGCGACTGCGACGTGGTCGCCACCGGGGTCATCGACCGTGCCGACTACGGCATGGACCGCTGGAACTTCGCGCTCGCCCCCGAGGTCCGGTTCGAGCTGCGCATCCGCATCCGGGGTGGCGACGCGTGAATCCGCTGATCCGCGTGCTGGCCCTGGCGGGAGCGCTGGCGGCGGGCGCCTGCGCGACGCTGTCGCAGGAGCAGCGGGATGCCGCGACGCGCATTGCCGTCGAGGCGCAGCCGGTGGTCGTGGACTGCATGGCCGACGACGCCTGTGCCACGACCTCCGCGCTGCGCGAGCTCGGCACGCAGGCTGTCGCGGCCAGCACGCCGGATGCGCCGCGCCACCATGCACTGATCCTCGACTACGGCCAGGATGCGCTGCTCGCGCGCCTGAGCCTGATCCGCTCGGCGCAGCGCACGCTGGACGTGCAGACCTACATCTTCGACGAGGACGATGCCGGGCACCTGTTCCTGGACGAGATGCTGGCCGCCGCGCGCCGCGGCGTGCGCGTGCGCGTGCTGGTGGACCAGCTGTCGGCGCTGCGCCGGGTGGAGACGCTGGCCGCGCTCGCCGGCGCGCACGCCAACTTCGAGATGCGCATCTACAACCCGGTGCTGGGGCGCGCACGCATCAGCTATCCGCAGTACGTGCTGGCCGCGGCCTGCTGCTGGCGGCGCCTCAACCAGCGCATGCACAGCAAGCTGCTGCTGGTGGACGGCATGGTCGGCATCACCGGCGGCCGCAATTACCAGAACAGCTATTACGACTGGGATCCGGTCTACAACTTCCGCGACCGCGACCTGTTCGTGGCCGGGCCGGTGGTCGCCGACATGGCCGCCAACTTCGAGCAGTACTGGGTGGCGCGGCTGACGCGCACCCTGCCGGGACTGTCCGACGTCGGCCGCGCGCTGCTGCGTGGCGGCGTGCCGTCGCTTC
This Luteimonas sp. MC1572 DNA region includes the following protein-coding sequences:
- the ggt gene encoding gamma-glutamyltransferase, which encodes MLRPLFVSLVAVGLVLPATAADRVTGQAFATRSEVYAPHAMAATSHPLATQVALDVMKAGGSAVDAAIAANAALGLMEPTGNGIGGDLFAIVWDPKTRKLHGYNGSGRSPKALTFAEFERRGLKDIPPHGPLPVTVPGTVDGWFALHGRFGKRTMAENLAPAIRYAREGHPVHEVIAYYWDRSVPRLSKWPGFSEQFTVAGAPGEGRRAPRTGETWKNPNLADTLQAIADGGRDAFYKGDIARTIGAYFAANDGFLAYGDLAAHVGEWVEPASTNYRGYDLWELPPNGQGIAALQILNLLEPYDLKSYGFGSPEHVHLFVEAKKLAFADRARWYADPAFHPAPVAKLISKDYARERGKLISMERALREVQPATPAELDEGDTIYMTVADADGMMVSLIQSNYRGMGSGMAPPGLGFILQDRGEQFVLGDATHPNAYAPGKRPFNTIIPAFVTKDGKPWLSFGVMGGAMQPQGHAQILINMIDFGMNLQEAGDAPRIQHDGSTEPTGQATVMSDGGEVDLETGFPYATVRELMRKGHSVRFADGPYGGYQAIMVNPHGGWIGASESRKDGQAAGY
- a CDS encoding ankyrin repeat domain-containing protein, with translation MSDTPRTHAPQVPSPWKAPRGMRVLLAMSLMLASTAGCARQGTDVNPGKSFANPGNAQFADAVLRDDEALARQLLAAGANPDAVDDNGQPLLQWAMKRGDRGAVRLLLALGADPARGDQDGRTALHLAAMGKTPGWLEALLEHGMSPDTPNTVTGATPLFDALRAGSEDNIRVLLGAGARLDVADRNGTTPLHQAALVKDSGAVLRFLEGGADPRATDRTGATFQDYLYSGDPKLLDVATRRDLEKIDAWLGAKGVAVKPRG
- a CDS encoding Mbeg1-like protein, translated to MSLDVASQQSYLQPLRFDDRLAAGLLAPPQLQKVADSYPKGDGSFAADVRGTTPQPETDLQLAMMANDVYAADNPKTEAALAEAGWTRLEPSADGTSLVDAQGNEIPIDPALLSTSEGFDAAIYQNAQGEYVVAYRGTDDWGLSPSGDADDNGLQGLGFETGQYKDAVALGEAALRAFGEGNVVFTGHSLGGGLASAAALATGTAGVTFNAAGLSDQTLESLGFNPNAVRQDAADSGQLRRYIVNGDPLNGAQQDLPIIPILGMSPPNAVGHELRVDPPAGVVDLVGLHGGGGDGASYVDALQQNTAYDPATRPSLSEQAGSLVNQGLDGLGDLANRFFTATGDPAIGWAADKLLDAGGDVLDTTIGVGGNILRDGVERIGEYSLNQLGSVIRQGENVVGDLWSNGSEMVDGFVSTGNGAFAEGRLVEGSLEVVGDVLDFAVDSVGDLADGALGLAGDTVQNLANAGGGLLRDIGDATGLDAPLDAVAGFVEGTGKVVSDVADTVGDVVDTVTDVVGDGVEVIADVAGDVGQAVTDGAQWVSDKLNPLKWF
- a CDS encoding ParA family protein; this encodes MKTVLVASSKGGVGKTTIASHLAAHAALSGQRTVIIDADPQRSSTRWAERRVGLDSAVLPVAGASRQRAAWNSLPADTQRVVIDAPAGAMAGDLENWLEHVDSVVVPVLPSALDLDATVPFLDSLARHPRVRRGQLRVGLVANKLKPWTNASQAMLDLLGQWPYPVVASLRDSQAYVMLVGLGKSLFDYHSAQVRDHQEDWDPLLKWVRKA
- a CDS encoding histidine phosphatase family protein; its protein translation is MREIVLLRHAHAEQAGPGQNDVDRPLSAEGLAEAEAAGCWLRDHGLVPDLVLCSPSRRTRETLEAVLGVVGYVDQRLEPAIYDASAGTLATVADRHREVDRLLVVGHNPGLERLAALLHSGQSGEYRGMPPGAIAVLRLPAEAEVEPGVASLVDFWWP
- a CDS encoding YceI family protein, producing MRRALARAWIAVAAAVLLAAPSHAGRIDRSASEIGFTLTTRWGQTLRGRFPEYEGEFKVLEDGRRQVRLWLSAADVRIIGNVRYTRLTRGSGFFDAERYPRVTFVSEPYDDILLRDGGVLMGTLVIRDVQRLETFTVLPAECPRPGRDCDVVATGVIDRADYGMDRWNFALAPEVRFELRIRIRGGDA